A single window of Doryrhamphus excisus isolate RoL2022-K1 chromosome 5, RoL_Dexc_1.0, whole genome shotgun sequence DNA harbors:
- the aldh9a1a.1 gene encoding 4-trimethylaminobutyraldehyde dehydrogenase A, protein MTQCGKEEVDEAMRSAQAAYLQWSKLAGMERMRIMLEAARIIRERREKIAKLEVINNGKSITEALVDIDVSWQCIEYFAGLAGTLAGQHIQLPGGAFAYTRREPLGVCVGIGAWNYPFQIAVWKSAPALACGNAMVFKPSPMTPITAVVLAEIYKEAGVPDGLFCVVQGGAETGTLLCHHPTVAKVSFTGSVPTGKKVMEMSAKSVKQVTLELGGKSPLIIFKDCELENAVKGALMANFLTQGEVCCNGTRVFVQRDIMPQFLEKVVKRTKAIAVGDPLLDGTRMGALISKPHLEKVLGFVSQAKKEGAKVLCGGEMFVPSDPKLKGGYFMSPCVLDDCRDEMTCVKEEIFGPVMSVLPFDTEDEVLERANNTTFGLASGVFTRDISRAHRVAEKLEAGTCYINNYNISPVEVPFGGYKMSGFGRENGQVTIEYYSQLKTVVVEMGDVESLF, encoded by the exons ATGACCCAATGTGGCAAGGAGGAAGTTGATGAGGCCATGAGAAGCGCCCAGGCTGCCTACCTGCAGTGGAGCAAGCTGGCCGGCATGGAGAGAATGCGCATCATGCTGGAAGCTGCTCGCATTATCAGA GAGCGTCGGGAAAAGATCGCAAAGTTGGAGGTGATCAACAATGGGAAGTCAATCACTGAAGCTCTGGTGGACATCGACGTCtcctggcagtgcatcgagtaTTTTGCAGGCTTGGCGGGAACGTTGGCAG GCCAGCACATCCAGCTTCCCGGCGGAGCGTTTGCATACACCAGAAGGGAACCTCTGGGTGTGTGCGTGGGCATCGGTGCCTGGAACTATCCCTTTCAGATTGCAGTCTGGAAGTCGGCTCCTGCACTGGCATGCG GCAACGCCATGGTGTTCAAACCCTCGCCCATGACCCCCATCACTGCCGTCGTACTAGCCGAGATCTACAAGGAGGCCGGCGTTCCTGACGGACTCTTCTGTGTAGTACAAGGTGGCGCCGAGACCGGCACCTTGCTGTGCCACCACCCGACGGTCGCCAAGGTCTCCTTTACAGGCAGCGTGCCCACCGGAAAGAAG GTGATGGAAATGTCAGCGAAGAGCGTGAAGCAGGTGACGCTGGAGCTGGGCGGGAAGTCCCCGCTCATCATCTTCAAAGACTGCGAGCTGGAGAATGCTGTGAAGGGAGCACTCATGGCCAACTTCCTCACACAGGGAGAG GTCTGCTGCAACGGGACCAGAGTGTTTGTTCAGAGAGACATCATGCCCCAGTTCCTGGAGAAGGTGGTCAAGAGGACCAAGGCCATCGCGGTCGGTGACCCTCTGCTGGATGGAACACGCATGGGAGCGCTGATCAGCAAGCCCCACCTAGAGAAGGTTCTGGGTTTTGTCAGTCAGGCAAAGAAGGAG GGCGCAAAAGTGCTTTGTGGTGGAGAGATGTTTGTTCCCAGTGACCCCAAACTAAAGGGAGGCTATTTCATGTCGCCCTGTGTACTCG ATGACTGCAGGGACGAAATGACCTGCGTGAAGGAGGAGATCTTTGGACCTGTCATGTCTGTCCTGCCTTTCGACACTGAGGACGAAGTTCTGGAGCGAGCCAACAACACCACCTTTGGACTGGCCTCTGGCGTCTTCACGAG AGACATCTCACGAGCTCACAGAGTGGCCGAGAAGCTGGAGGCAGGAACGTGCTACATCAACAACTACAACATCAGCCCGGTGGAGGTGCCCTTTGGAGGGTACAAGATGTCAG GTTTTGGCCGAGAGAATGGCCAGGTGACCATTGAGTACTACTCTCAGTTGAAGACGGTAGTGGTGGAAATGGGCGACGTTGAGAGCCTTTTCTGA
- the med8 gene encoding mediator of RNA polymerase II transcription subunit 8 isoform X1, with product MQQREEKQLEASLESLITQVAHVKNALHSFILKLEYERLTWPSVLDNFALLSGQLNTINKLLKSEKTPSFRNQVIIPLLLSQDRDDDLAKLTEQRVPVFSHEIVPDYLRTKPDPEVEEQEKQLSVEAARIGPEAAQKQIQALNKLCSNLLEKLSNPRDDRDAESTAMRQNKASFSPADTNELVGAVAFGKGLSRCRPPGPVAPGHPGQGPMMSGGPTLQQVTIGGGGAGQQGGLGGPVPPQQQGQPGKMPGSIKTNIKSASASMHPYSR from the exons ATGCAG CAGCGGGAAGAGAAACAACTGGAAGCTTCGTTGGAGTCACTCATCACGCAAGTGGCACATGTGAAAAATGCGCTTCACTCGTTCATCCTCAAGCTGGAGTACGAGCGACTGACATG GCCGTCAGTTCTGGACAACTTTGCTCTCCTCTCAGGGCAGCTGAACACCATCAATAAACTTCTCAAGAGCGAGAAGACGCCGTCGTTTCGCAACCAAGTCATCATCCCACTGCTGCTGTCTCAGGACCGTGATGACGATTTAGCA AAATTAACTGAGCAGCGCGTCCCCGTCTTTAGCCACGAGATTGTTCCAGACTACCTTCGCACCAAACCCGACCCCGAGGTGGAGGAGCAAGAGAAGCAGCTGAGTGTGGAGGCGGCTCGCATTGGCCCAGAAGCAGCGCAG AAACAAATCCAGGCTCTGAATAAGTTGTGTTCCAATTTGCTGGAGAAACTGAGCAACCCTCGTGACGACAGAGATGCAGAAAGCACAG CCATGAGACAAAACAAAGCCTCCTTCAGCCCAGCTGACACTAATGAGCTGGTCGGAGCTGTCGCCTTTGGAAAGGGCCTCTCCAGATGTCGGCCACCCGGGCCCGTGGCGCCGGGACATCCAGGTCAAGGTCCCATGATGAGTGGGGGGCCCACCTTACAGCAGGTCACAATCGGTGGTGGTGGGGCGGGCCAGCAGGGTGGACTGGGGGGACCTGTGCCCCCGCAGCAGCAAGGTCAGCCAG GAAAGATGCCAGGCAGCATCAAGACCAACATCAAGTCGGCCTCAGCCTCCATGCACCCCTACAGCAGATGA
- the med8 gene encoding mediator of RNA polymerase II transcription subunit 8 isoform X2, whose protein sequence is MQQREEKQLEASLESLITQVAHVKNALHSFILKLEYERLTWPSVLDNFALLSGQLNTINKLLKSEKTPSFRNQVIIPLLLSQDRDDDLAKLTEQRVPVFSHEIVPDYLRTKPDPEVEEQEKQLSVEAARIGPEAAQKQIQALNKLCSNLLEKLSNPRDDRDAESTAMRQNKASFSPADTNELVGAVAFGKGLSRCRPPGPVAPGHPGQGPMMSGGPTLQQVTIGGGGAGQQGGLGGPVPPQQQGKMPGSIKTNIKSASASMHPYSR, encoded by the exons ATGCAG CAGCGGGAAGAGAAACAACTGGAAGCTTCGTTGGAGTCACTCATCACGCAAGTGGCACATGTGAAAAATGCGCTTCACTCGTTCATCCTCAAGCTGGAGTACGAGCGACTGACATG GCCGTCAGTTCTGGACAACTTTGCTCTCCTCTCAGGGCAGCTGAACACCATCAATAAACTTCTCAAGAGCGAGAAGACGCCGTCGTTTCGCAACCAAGTCATCATCCCACTGCTGCTGTCTCAGGACCGTGATGACGATTTAGCA AAATTAACTGAGCAGCGCGTCCCCGTCTTTAGCCACGAGATTGTTCCAGACTACCTTCGCACCAAACCCGACCCCGAGGTGGAGGAGCAAGAGAAGCAGCTGAGTGTGGAGGCGGCTCGCATTGGCCCAGAAGCAGCGCAG AAACAAATCCAGGCTCTGAATAAGTTGTGTTCCAATTTGCTGGAGAAACTGAGCAACCCTCGTGACGACAGAGATGCAGAAAGCACAG CCATGAGACAAAACAAAGCCTCCTTCAGCCCAGCTGACACTAATGAGCTGGTCGGAGCTGTCGCCTTTGGAAAGGGCCTCTCCAGATGTCGGCCACCCGGGCCCGTGGCGCCGGGACATCCAGGTCAAGGTCCCATGATGAGTGGGGGGCCCACCTTACAGCAGGTCACAATCGGTGGTGGTGGGGCGGGCCAGCAGGGTGGACTGGGGGGACCTGTGCCCCCGCAGCAGCAAG GAAAGATGCCAGGCAGCATCAAGACCAACATCAAGTCGGCCTCAGCCTCCATGCACCCCTACAGCAGATGA